The following DNA comes from Deltaproteobacteria bacterium.
GCTATACCGCCACAGACGTCCTCGCTCGCTTAAAGCGTATGCAAGGCCACAATGTACTCCACCCAATGGGTTGGGATGCCTTTGGTCTTCCGGCAGAGCGCGCGGCTATGCGTGAAAACATTCACCCAGCGATTATCACGAAGCGAAACGTTGATAACTTTCGCCGTCAGATCAAACGACTTGGTTTTTCATACGATTGGAATCGCGAAGTTTCGACCACCGATCCTGAATACTACAAGTGGACTCAGTGGATCTTCTTGAAGCTCTACGAAAAAGACCTCGCATACCTTGCGGAAGTACCAGTCAACTGGTGTCCTGCACTTGGTACGGTCCTGGCTAACGAAGAAGTTAAAGACGGTAAATACGTTGAAACGGGAGATCCGGTAGAGCGTCGCAATATGAAGCAGTGGATGCTTAAAATCACTGCGTACGCAGAGCGGCTTATCGAAGACCTCGACCTGCTTGACTGGCCAGATCACGTTAAAGAAATGCAGCGTAACTGGATTGGTAAAAGCACGGGTGCAGACATCCAGTTCAAGGTCCAGAATGAGGGCGGAGCATTCACGGTTTATACCACTCGCCCCGATACCCTGATGGGAGCAACCTACTGCGTATTGGCACCTGAACACCCACTCGTTCTTAACATTGCAACCGACGGCCAACGCGAAGCTGTTACAGGCTATGTCACCGAGGCTAAGGGTAAGACAGATCTCGCTCGAACTGACCTCAATAAAGGAAAGTCTGGCGTGTTCACGGGTGCCTATGCAGTGCATCCTGTTACCGGTCAGAACGTCCCTATCTGGGTCGCTGATTACGTTTTAATGAGCTACGGAACCGGTGCCATCATGGCCGTTCCAGCCCACGATGAGCGCGACCATGAGTTTGCAAGCAAGTACAGTATTCCGATCGTTGAAGTCGTCTCCGGCGGCGAAGATGTGCAGAAACAAGCCTATTCAGGCGACGGTGTGCTCGTAAACTCCGACTTTCTCAACGGACTCGGTGTCGATGAAGCCAAAACCAAAATGCTTGATTGGCTCGTCGACAACGACCGAGGCATTAAGCGCGTTCAATACCGCCTGCGCGACTGGTTATTCTCTCGCCAACGCTATTGGGGAGAGCCCTTCCCGCTTATTCATATGGAAGATGGCACCTCGATGCCTATCCCAGAAGACCAACTTCCGGTCGAGCTGCCACCCGTTGATGAGTACAAGCCCCGCGAAGACGGTGAGCCGCCTCTGTCTCGAGCAGGCGATACTTGGCTTAAGGTCGAACTTCCAGATGGTCGTGTAGGCTACCGGGAAACCAACACCATGCCGCAGTGGGCAGGTTCTTGTTGGTATTACCTACGCTACATCGATCCCAAGAACGCTGAAGAAGCTTGGAACAAGGCATTAGAAGACTACTGGATGCCAGTGGACCTTTACGTAGGTGGTGTGGAGCACGCCGTACTGCACCTTCTCTACTCACGCTTCTGGCATAAAGTGCTTTATGATTGCGGTCTGGTAAGTACCAAAGAGCCATTTCAAAAGCTCTTTAATCAGGGAATGATTCTGGCGTACAGCTTCAGAGATGAAAACGGTAAGTATTACTCTCCAGAAGATGTAGACAATTCAGGCGATAAGCCCGTCGCCAAAGGTACAGGCTTAGCACTCGATTCTAAAATCGAGAAAATGAGTAAGTCACGGCTCAATGTCGTCAGTCCAGATGAAGTCATCGACCAGTACGGCGCAGATGCCATGCGACTCTATGAGTTGTTTATGGGACCGCTTGAGCAGGTCAAACCATGGCAAATGTCTGGTGTTGACGGCGTTTCTCGCTTCTTGCAGCGTGTTTGGCGTCTTGCGGTTGATGAGAACAGCGGCGAATTACAAAGCCGCTTAACAGATTCTCCAGGTAGCTCCGAAGGCGAGCTATGGAAGACGCTGCATAAAACCATCAAGAAGGTTGTCGAGGATACTGAAGCCATGCGCTTTAATACCGCCATCAGCCAAATGATGATTTTCGTGAATGAAGCGACCAGCAGTAAAACCCTTCCACGGGAAACACTAAGCCTCTTCACCCGCGTACTGGCTCCTTATGCGCCGCATGTATGTGAAGAAATCTGGAATCGTCTAGGTTCCGAAGGCCTCGTCTCCATCGCCGATTTCCCGGCACATGATGAAGCACTTTGCACCGAAGACACCATTACTCTCATCATTCAGGTGAATGGTAAGAAACGTGACACTTTGGATGCGCCGAAGGATGCATCCAAGCAAGAACTTGAAAAGCTGGCACTGGCTTCGCCTAACGCGGTGAAATTTCTAGACGGTAAAGAGCCCAAGCGGGTGATTGTTGTTCCAGGAAGACTTGTGAACATCGTTATCTAAAACGGGTCACATCAAAATCTGATTTAAAATAGTCGCCCAAGGGCGGCTATTTTTTTGCCCTAAAGAGCGTAGGAAACAGATGTTTGCAGCAAGCTTTCATCAACATGAGAGACGTCTCCCATACCCATCACCCACCAGTTACCTTCAACAAACTTCAAATGGTGAATACTGGTATTGAAAACCTTGAACCGAGTCGTGACCTTTTGGTCCATCCCGAGCAAGCCTTTGAGCACCACTCGAATCCAACCACCGTGGGTCACCGCCGCAATCCGCTTGCCTTCATAATTTTGAGCAATATTCTCCAAAAACTTATCAGAACGGCTGAGCACATCGTTGATACTTTCACCGCCAGGGATAGAGCAGCTTGGCTCTCTATCTAAAAAAGACTTCCATGCTTCTGGATGGGATGCCTGAATCTCCGGTTGAGTTAAGCCTTCAAAAACACCCATGCCCCTTTCACGAAGTGAGGCGTCCGCCTGAATTTCAAGAGCATGGCTTTTCGTTAACGCCTCAGCAGTTTGCCAAGCTCGTCCCAAATCGCTCGAAAAAACGTGGTCCAACACCTGGCCCTCAAAACGTGTACCCAAGGAGGCAACCTGAACTTGGCCAATCTCATTCAGATCGCTGTTTAGTTGTCCCTGAAAACGCCCCTCTGAATTCCAGAAGGTACGGCCATGGCGAATCAATAATAGGTCAGTCATAGGTCACCCCTACCCTAAATATACAAAAAAAAAGACGCTGGGGGAAAACCAGCGTCTTTTCAAACGGTTGAGTTGTGATTTGAATCGTTCTTAACGGTTTGTGTAAGGAAGAAGCGCTAATTTACGAGCGTTCTTCACTGCAGAACGCAAAGAGCGCTGCTGCTTCGCAGATAAGTGACTGATTCGGCGTGGAACAATCTTGCCGTGCTCAGATACGAACTGCTTTAAAAATTCAACGTCTTTGTAATCGAACACCAAATCGCTTGATGGGCGAGGACGACGACGTCGTGCAAACATAGGTTGTGAATCTCCACGGCGTCCGCCGCGGTCTTCTCTTGAATCGTTATTTCTGTCTTCCATCGAATTACTCCGCTTTTCTAAAATTACCAGCTAGCCTTGACTACGCCAGGCAATTCGCCGCGCAGAGCCATTTCACGAAGGGCAATACGTGAGATTTGAAACTTACGGTAATAACCGCGAGCTCGCCCACTAATTCGGCAACGGTTACGAATACGCGTTGCGCTTGCATCACGAGGCTGAGCTTGCATTTGAAGCTGTGCTTCTGCCTTCTCTGCTTCAGAGCTTTGTGGGTTACGAATGATTTCTTTCAGTTCTTTGCGCTTCGCCGCGAACCGAGCTGCAGTTTTCTGCCGCTTCAGATTACGATGTATTTGACTCGTCTTAGCCATTTAAAAACTCCATCACAACAACAACTTATTCTATGTTTCCCAACAAGCTGTTTTGTAAACCGTATAGACCACTGTAATTATGGTCTTTTTCTATAAGTGCCTACGGTAGACGCTAATAAAAGCACCACCGACGGGCGGAAAGTCTTGCACGGATATTTCTAAATCGCTGAAATAGCAAGTCTAATGCTTTGAAAAAGCGGCAAATATTATGATCTCAGGATCCGCACCAAATCAATGCCCCTAGATATAGTAGTGCTAAGAGTAAAAGGTGGCCAGATGATCCACTTGAGCCCCGTTTGATCAACAAATAATCCGAAAGACATTGCAATACTTTAATATTTTGATTACGAGCACCCTTCCGGTTCGCCTGAGAATCGGAATTTTAAGGGAGAATCAGTGATGAAAGACGGTATTCATCCAAAACTAAATAATGTCATCTTCCGTGACGCATCAACTGGCGATGAAATCATGTCACGCTCCACTCAAAGCAGTGGTGAAAAGCGCGACGTCGATGGTGTGAGCCACTTCGTAATCAACTGTGATATTACGGCCTTTTCACACCCCTTCTACACCGGTAGTCAGCGTCTCATGGATACTGAAGGTCGCGTAGACCGCTTCCGCCGTAAGTACGGTAAGAAGTAAGCCAACACCCTCCAAGGTGTTAACGAACGAAGTTCAAGTAGGAGTAAATCATGTCTCGAGTGTGTCAAGTGACAGGGAAGAAGCCGATGTTCGGCAACAACGTGTCCCACTCAAATATCAAGACCCGTATGCGTCAACTTCCAAATATTCAAAAGCGTCGCTTTTGGGTGGAAGCTGAGCAACGTTGGGTTCAACTGACTGTTAGTGCCAAGGGCATTAAGGTTATTAACAAACGCGGTATCAACAGTGTGCTTAAGGACATCCGAGCACGCGGTGAACGTATCAAGTAAGCTCCGGAGGGTAATACCATGCGAGAAAAAACCCGATTGCTTTCAACTGCCGGTACTGGCTACAGCTACTACACGACAAAGAACAAAAAAGCGACACCAGACAAATTGGTCTTCAAAAAGTATGACCCTATCGTGCGTAAGCACGTAGAGTTCAAAGAAGCCAAAATGCCTAGCCACAGTAAGCGCTAAGCTACACTGTTGGTTCATGTGAATCGAAAAGCGACTGGTCTCCTACCCAGTCGCTTTTTTGCGTTTTGACAAATAGGCCCATTTACTGAGCATTAAAGCTCACTCTTGCAAATAGTCACGAAGATACTTGGCCGTAAAAGAGCGTTTCGACTTCATCAGGTCTAATGGATGCCCTTTAGCAACAATCCGTCCACCGCTGACTCCGCCCTCAGGTCCTAAATCTATCATCCAATCCGAAGCTGCCATCACCGCCAAGTTGTGCTCAATCACGATGACCGTGTGCCCCGCATCCACCAAACCATGCAGTAGCTTCAACAATCCATTCACATCACTTCCGTGAAGCCCCGTGGTCGGTTCATCTAAGATGTAAAGCGTCGGCTTAGATGAGCCTGCACCCATTTCACGAGCAAGCTTAATGCGTTGTGCCTCGCCGCCCGATAGGGTTGGAGAGGGTTGCCCCAACGTTAAATACCCCAAACCGATCTCCACAAGGAACTTAAGCTGGCTTGCGATTTTGGGAACGGGCTCAAATAGAGCAAAAGCCTCGGCGCAGGTCATCATCATGACGTCGCCCATGCTGTGCCCCTTATAGAGGACGTCCAACGTGTCGCGATTGTATCGCTTGCCACGACAGACGTCACAATTGACATAAACATCCGGCAAAAAGCTCATCTCGACGCGTATTCTGCCCTGGCCTGAGCACGACTCACAACGCCCACCGGCCACATTGAAAGAAAACCGCCCCGACCCATAACCGCGGGCGCGAGCCTCAGGAATCCGTGAAAAGAGCTTTCGGATCTCGTCCAACACTCCCACATAAGATGCAGGGACTGAACGCGGCGTTTTACCGATCGGAGACTGATCAACTTCCACCACACGCTCGATATTACCCAAGTCGGTGATGTCATCATGGTCACCGGCTTTAAGAGCACTCGAATCAAACCGGCGCTTGAGGCCGCGGTACAGCACCTCCCTCACCAAAGTTGATTTACCGGAGCCAGAAACTCCGGTTACACAAATCAATGCCTTACGTGGAAAAGAAACTGTCACCTCTTTAAGATTGTTTGCCCTCGCTTGATGTACGGTGAATGCTCCGTCACAGCGATCTTTACGCCTGGCCGTCATCTCTGGCCGCTGAGTCATCCATTGAGCCGTACGAGACTCCTGAGAGGTTGCTAAGCCGTCTGGTGAACCTTCATAAACCACCGAGCCACCGGTTTGGCCCCCGCCTGGCCCCAAATCGATAATATGATCTGCCTCGAGTATGGTCTCTTCATCGTGCTCCACCACAATCACACTGTTGCCGTGATCTCGCAG
Coding sequences within:
- a CDS encoding type B 50S ribosomal protein L31, whose protein sequence is MKDGIHPKLNNVIFRDASTGDEIMSRSTQSSGEKRDVDGVSHFVINCDITAFSHPFYTGSQRLMDTEGRVDRFRRKYGKK
- a CDS encoding leucine--tRNA ligase; this encodes MRYEPAEIEPRWQKAWDEQEPFKTPTSLEELGDKPKYYILDMFPYPSGAGLHVGHPEGYTATDVLARLKRMQGHNVLHPMGWDAFGLPAERAAMRENIHPAIITKRNVDNFRRQIKRLGFSYDWNREVSTTDPEYYKWTQWIFLKLYEKDLAYLAEVPVNWCPALGTVLANEEVKDGKYVETGDPVERRNMKQWMLKITAYAERLIEDLDLLDWPDHVKEMQRNWIGKSTGADIQFKVQNEGGAFTVYTTRPDTLMGATYCVLAPEHPLVLNIATDGQREAVTGYVTEAKGKTDLARTDLNKGKSGVFTGAYAVHPVTGQNVPIWVADYVLMSYGTGAIMAVPAHDERDHEFASKYSIPIVEVVSGGEDVQKQAYSGDGVLVNSDFLNGLGVDEAKTKMLDWLVDNDRGIKRVQYRLRDWLFSRQRYWGEPFPLIHMEDGTSMPIPEDQLPVELPPVDEYKPREDGEPPLSRAGDTWLKVELPDGRVGYRETNTMPQWAGSCWYYLRYIDPKNAEEAWNKALEDYWMPVDLYVGGVEHAVLHLLYSRFWHKVLYDCGLVSTKEPFQKLFNQGMILAYSFRDENGKYYSPEDVDNSGDKPVAKGTGLALDSKIEKMSKSRLNVVSPDEVIDQYGADAMRLYELFMGPLEQVKPWQMSGVDGVSRFLQRVWRLAVDENSGELQSRLTDSPGSSEGELWKTLHKTIKKVVEDTEAMRFNTAISQMMIFVNEATSSKTLPRETLSLFTRVLAPYAPHVCEEIWNRLGSEGLVSIADFPAHDEALCTEDTITLIIQVNGKKRDTLDAPKDASKQELEKLALASPNAVKFLDGKEPKRVIVVPGRLVNIVI
- the rpmG gene encoding 50S ribosomal protein L33, with product MREKTRLLSTAGTGYSYYTTKNKKATPDKLVFKKYDPIVRKHVEFKEAKMPSHSKR
- a CDS encoding histidine phosphatase family protein, with the protein product MTDLLLIRHGRTFWNSEGRFQGQLNSDLNEIGQVQVASLGTRFEGQVLDHVFSSDLGRAWQTAEALTKSHALEIQADASLRERGMGVFEGLTQPEIQASHPEAWKSFLDREPSCSIPGGESINDVLSRSDKFLENIAQNYEGKRIAAVTHGGWIRVVLKGLLGMDQKVTTRFKVFNTSIHHLKFVEGNWWVMGMGDVSHVDESLLQTSVSYAL
- the rpmB gene encoding 50S ribosomal protein L28 gives rise to the protein MSRVCQVTGKKPMFGNNVSHSNIKTRMRQLPNIQKRRFWVEAEQRWVQLTVSAKGIKVINKRGINSVLKDIRARGERIK
- the rpsN gene encoding 30S ribosomal protein S14 — encoded protein: MAKTSQIHRNLKRQKTAARFAAKRKELKEIIRNPQSSEAEKAEAQLQMQAQPRDASATRIRNRCRISGRARGYYRKFQISRIALREMALRGELPGVVKASW
- a CDS encoding 30S ribosomal protein S18 — translated: MEDRNNDSREDRGGRRGDSQPMFARRRRPRPSSDLVFDYKDVEFLKQFVSEHGKIVPRRISHLSAKQQRSLRSAVKNARKLALLPYTNR